A DNA window from Phaeobacter sp. A36a-5a contains the following coding sequences:
- a CDS encoding sensor domain-containing diguanylate cyclase, translated as MKPDLKTSVAEKIRSMSLLFVLVVAAAASVWAVFAVPTPIVDHMLEADIRKQAELWQRRIVLHMANPEESFKEGIIQPHDAHMLALFTEETDVYRYRLLTSSGEIFWSSRSDEIGEFEANVFFTTKVAKGEVYYMHETLPAYDVDGLTLATGNYNSEVTREIAQVYMPLIHNGHFDGAIDFHTDITELRNIFINRVRLSLIVLTSIALLAMTIAVYVVFKSNRFRMNQLRQRNETEREILDEQLRLAREVQLLGELNEWLQSSRSLDELFDMVARFMTHILPTAEGSVYVYSNSRDVLDGCASWNGGSHKDHIHPEECWGLRRGRSYEFGSSEIDFVCEHAEPHDGRAYYCFPILAHGETVGLMHLRALSDATEEFRSSKKLAQMCAEQISMAIANVRMRDQLHDQSVRDPLTGLFNRRHMTETLRKSISSSQKSGTPLSLIAVDVDHFKKFNDNHGHDAGDMVLRAVGSVLEQACDGDEVACRPGGEEFTLILPGVSQQDVMTKAELLRQAVEAIVVRYGEKALPGISISLGVAHYPRHGTMPQDLLRASDEALYEAKAKGRNQVCVASSAEQAPRNPAAQTGPSKPSDSGSSIAAE; from the coding sequence ATGAAACCTGATCTCAAAACCAGCGTCGCGGAGAAAATCCGCAGCATGTCACTCCTTTTCGTGCTGGTTGTGGCCGCGGCCGCCTCGGTCTGGGCCGTTTTTGCGGTGCCAACCCCCATCGTCGATCACATGCTGGAAGCCGACATCCGCAAACAGGCGGAACTCTGGCAGCGGCGGATCGTCCTGCATATGGCAAACCCGGAGGAGTCGTTCAAGGAGGGCATCATCCAGCCGCATGACGCCCATATGCTGGCGCTGTTCACCGAGGAAACCGATGTCTACCGCTATCGCCTGCTGACCAGCTCGGGCGAAATTTTCTGGTCCTCGCGCAGCGATGAAATCGGCGAGTTTGAGGCAAATGTCTTTTTCACCACCAAGGTCGCCAAAGGTGAGGTCTACTATATGCACGAAACCTTGCCCGCCTATGACGTCGACGGGCTGACCCTGGCAACCGGCAACTACAACAGCGAGGTCACGCGGGAGATCGCACAGGTATACATGCCCCTTATTCATAACGGGCATTTCGACGGTGCGATTGATTTCCATACCGATATCACCGAGCTGCGGAATATCTTCATCAACCGGGTGCGGCTGTCGCTGATCGTGCTGACATCCATAGCGCTGCTGGCAATGACAATTGCTGTTTATGTCGTGTTCAAATCGAACCGATTCCGCATGAATCAGCTGCGCCAGCGCAACGAGACCGAGCGCGAGATCCTGGACGAGCAGCTGCGGCTGGCCCGTGAAGTGCAGCTGCTGGGAGAGCTGAACGAATGGCTGCAATCCAGCCGTTCGCTCGACGAGCTGTTCGACATGGTGGCCCGTTTCATGACCCATATCCTGCCGACGGCAGAGGGCAGCGTCTATGTCTACTCCAACTCGCGCGATGTGCTTGACGGCTGTGCCAGCTGGAATGGCGGCAGTCACAAGGACCATATCCACCCGGAAGAATGCTGGGGGCTGCGTCGCGGCCGCAGCTATGAATTCGGCTCCTCCGAGATTGATTTTGTCTGCGAACATGCCGAGCCGCATGACGGCCGCGCCTATTACTGCTTCCCGATTCTGGCCCATGGCGAGACCGTCGGCCTGATGCATCTGCGCGCGCTGAGCGACGCCACCGAAGAGTTCCGCAGCAGCAAGAAACTGGCCCAGATGTGCGCCGAACAGATCTCCATGGCGATCGCCAATGTGCGGATGCGCGACCAGCTGCATGATCAGTCGGTGCGTGATCCGCTGACCGGTCTGTTCAACCGCCGCCACATGACGGAGACCCTGCGCAAGAGCATCTCCAGCAGCCAGAAAAGCGGCACACCGCTGAGCCTGATTGCGGTGGATGTGGATCATTTCAAGAAGTTCAATGACAATCACGGCCATGATGCCGGTGACATGGTCCTGCGGGCGGTCGGTTCGGTGCTGGAACAGGCCTGTGACGGCGATGAAGTGGCCTGCCGTCCGGGCGGAGAGGAATTCACGCTGATCCTTCCCGGGGTCAGCCAGCAGGATGTGATGACCAAGGCCGAGCTGCTGCGCCAGGCCGTGGAGGCGATTGTCGTCCGCTACGGCGAGAAGGCGCTGCCGGGGATTTCGATCTCGCTTGGCGTGGCCCATTACCCGCGCCACGGCACGATGCCACAGGACCTGCTGCGCGCCTCCGACGAGGCGCTCTACGAGGCAAAGGCGAAAGGCCGCAACCAGGTCTGTGTCGCCTCCTCCGCAGAGCAGGCGCCACGCAACCCTGCCGCGCAGACAGGTCCCTCAAAGCCGTCGGATTCGGGCAGCTCGATCGCTGCGGAGTAG
- the mraZ gene encoding division/cell wall cluster transcriptional repressor MraZ: MGRRFRGESHHKVDTKGRVSIPASFRRVLEAGDPNWQSGSNPELVIVYGDHRRNFLECYTMEAIEEVDAKIDALPRGSMPRKMLQRMFHGQSFPTTVDETGRLVLPAKLRNKINLEAEAFFIAAGDTFQIWKPETYEEEELAKSEEWLDDLPEDFDPAEFLDGAGGA; the protein is encoded by the coding sequence TTGGGCCGTAGGTTCAGAGGTGAAAGCCACCACAAGGTGGATACAAAGGGGCGGGTCTCGATTCCGGCCTCCTTTCGCCGTGTTCTGGAGGCGGGTGACCCCAACTGGCAATCCGGCAGCAACCCCGAACTGGTCATCGTCTATGGTGACCACCGCCGCAATTTCCTGGAATGCTACACGATGGAGGCGATCGAGGAAGTCGACGCCAAAATCGACGCCTTGCCGCGCGGCTCGATGCCGCGCAAGATGTTGCAGCGCATGTTCCACGGTCAGTCCTTCCCGACTACCGTTGATGAAACCGGGCGGCTGGTGCTGCCCGCCAAGCTGCGCAACAAGATCAATCTGGAGGCCGAGGCGTTCTTCATCGCCGCCGGCGACACCTTCCAGATCTGGAAGCCTGAAACCTATGAAGAGGAAGAACTGGCAAAATCCGAGGAGTGGCTGGACGATCTGCCCGAGGACTTTGACCCGGCGGAATTCCTCGATGGCGCCGGAGGCGCTTGA
- a CDS encoding peptidoglycan D,D-transpeptidase FtsI family protein, protein MIRTPLRPLARILTARARGENPDAIERENLRQRHAEMQAHARQRAEGRLLVLGMFFLCAFTAIGARMATLATSEPVEPVASAPGSAIAMQRADIVDRKGRILATNFETHSLYAQPPQMVDPDGAARRLVEIFPDLELERLLKDFSGKRKFIWIKKKISPEQKQAVHDIGDPGLLFGPREMRLYPNGSLAAHVLGGAGFGKEGVSAAEVIGVAGVEKQFDDYLRDPANGGRPLQLSLDLTVQAASERVLFGGMKLMNAKGATSILMDVHTGEVISVVSLPDFDPNDRPRPPTSGFDPSDSPLFNRAVQGVYELGSTFKIFTAAQAVDLGLVNSETIIDTSGPMRIGRFPIGEFHNKDYGKLSVADIIVNSSNRGTGRLALQIGAQRQQDFLRAMGMFDPTPIEIAEAAGGKPLKPSKWGELSTVTISYGHGLSTSPMHLAAGYAAIANGGQYVSPTILRQKGPQLGHRVMSAEAARQARAMLRKVVTSGTASFGEVPGYQVGGKTGTADKPKPRGGYYESKVIATFAAMFPAHDPKYVLVVTLDEPSVIAHGEERRTAGWTAVPVAGEMIGRIAPLLGLRPQVEPDEMAAITLTSN, encoded by the coding sequence ATGATCCGCACGCCGCTACGCCCGCTGGCGCGGATCCTGACCGCGCGCGCGCGGGGCGAGAACCCGGATGCCATCGAACGCGAAAACCTGCGCCAGCGCCACGCCGAGATGCAGGCCCATGCCCGCCAGCGCGCCGAGGGGCGGCTGCTGGTTCTGGGCATGTTCTTCCTCTGCGCCTTCACCGCGATTGGCGCCCGTATGGCAACGCTGGCCACCTCGGAGCCGGTCGAACCGGTCGCCAGCGCGCCGGGCAGCGCCATTGCCATGCAGCGCGCCGATATCGTCGACCGCAAGGGCCGCATTCTGGCAACCAACTTCGAGACCCATTCGCTCTATGCCCAGCCACCGCAGATGGTCGACCCGGACGGGGCGGCGCGGCGTCTGGTGGAGATTTTCCCCGATCTGGAGCTGGAACGCCTGCTGAAGGATTTTTCCGGCAAGCGTAAGTTCATCTGGATCAAGAAAAAAATCAGCCCCGAACAGAAACAGGCCGTCCATGACATCGGCGATCCGGGGCTGCTGTTTGGTCCGCGCGAAATGCGTCTTTACCCCAATGGCAGCCTGGCGGCCCATGTGCTGGGCGGCGCCGGTTTCGGCAAGGAAGGCGTCAGCGCCGCCGAGGTGATCGGTGTTGCCGGGGTCGAAAAACAGTTCGACGACTACCTGCGCGACCCGGCCAACGGCGGGCGGCCCTTGCAGCTCTCGCTGGATCTGACGGTGCAGGCGGCATCCGAGCGGGTGCTTTTCGGCGGCATGAAGCTGATGAACGCCAAAGGCGCCACCTCGATCCTGATGGATGTTCACACCGGCGAGGTGATTTCGGTGGTGTCGCTGCCGGATTTCGATCCCAATGACCGCCCACGTCCGCCGACCTCCGGTTTCGATCCCTCCGACAGCCCGTTGTTCAACCGCGCGGTGCAGGGGGTCTATGAACTGGGCTCGACCTTCAAGATTTTCACCGCAGCTCAGGCCGTTGATCTGGGGCTGGTGAATTCCGAGACCATTATCGACACCTCCGGTCCAATGCGGATCGGGCGCTTTCCGATTGGCGAGTTCCACAACAAGGACTACGGCAAGCTGAGTGTCGCCGATATCATCGTCAACAGCTCCAACCGGGGCACCGGGCGCCTGGCGCTGCAAATCGGTGCCCAGCGGCAGCAGGATTTCCTGCGCGCCATGGGGATGTTTGATCCGACGCCGATCGAAATCGCCGAGGCCGCAGGCGGTAAGCCGCTCAAACCCAGCAAATGGGGCGAGCTGAGCACGGTGACGATTTCCTATGGGCACGGGCTGTCCACCAGCCCGATGCATCTGGCAGCCGGTTATGCGGCCATCGCCAATGGCGGCCAATATGTCAGCCCCACCATCCTGCGCCAGAAGGGGCCGCAGCTGGGCCACCGGGTGATGTCGGCTGAGGCGGCCCGTCAGGCCCGCGCCATGCTGCGCAAGGTGGTGACCAGCGGCACCGCTTCCTTTGGCGAGGTTCCGGGTTATCAGGTGGGCGGCAAGACCGGCACCGCCGATAAACCCAAACCACGCGGCGGCTATTACGAAAGCAAGGTCATCGCCACCTTCGCCGCGATGTTCCCGGCCCATGATCCGAAATATGTGCTGGTGGTGACGCTGGATGAACCCTCGGTCATCGCCCATGGCGAGGAGCGCCGCACCGCAGGCTGGACCGCTGTGCCCGTCGCTGGCGAAATGATCGGTCGGATCGCGCCGCTGCTTGGCCTCAGACCGCAAGTTGAACCGGATGAGATGGCTGCTATAACCCTCACCTCAAACTGA
- a CDS encoding alpha-hydroxy acid oxidase: MRSMDLHQRYPALSDLRQRARRRLPRFVWEYLDSGTGREATTARNRKALDCIGFAPSILHGPQQPSLSSKFLGVSRPLPFGIAPVGMSGLIWPDAERQLARCAAAQGLPYCLSTVASQSPEDLADDLGAAPWFQLYPPKDPAIRRDMLQRAKSAGFAGLVLTVDVPVASRRERQTRSGLTQPPRLTPRLLAQVAMRPAWALGMARRGMPHMRTLDKYVTGQSGSLSSTAHVGYLLRTSPDWDYVKWLRDHWEGPLIIKGVMRAEDATPLEALGVDALWVSNHAGRQFDAARATIEALPDIRAATTLPLIFDSGIEGGLDILRALALGADYVMLGRAFHFALAALGPQGPDHLIDLLRLDLLANMGQLGAEDLTMLPQPLPLQPIAPPFATFRTDTDLKSPP, translated from the coding sequence ATGCGCAGCATGGATCTGCACCAGCGTTACCCCGCTCTCAGTGACCTTCGCCAGCGCGCCCGGCGGCGCCTGCCCCGTTTCGTTTGGGAGTATCTGGACAGTGGCACCGGGCGAGAGGCGACCACCGCCCGCAACCGCAAAGCGCTGGATTGTATCGGCTTTGCCCCGTCGATTCTGCATGGGCCGCAACAGCCCTCGCTCAGCTCCAAGTTTCTGGGCGTGTCGCGCCCGCTGCCGTTTGGCATTGCGCCAGTTGGCATGTCGGGGCTGATCTGGCCCGACGCGGAACGCCAGCTGGCCCGCTGCGCCGCGGCGCAGGGCCTGCCCTACTGCCTGTCGACCGTGGCAAGCCAGTCCCCCGAAGATCTGGCCGATGACCTCGGGGCGGCGCCGTGGTTCCAGCTTTACCCGCCGAAGGATCCCGCCATCCGCCGCGATATGCTGCAGCGCGCCAAATCCGCAGGCTTTGCCGGTCTGGTGCTGACAGTTGATGTGCCCGTGGCCTCGCGCCGGGAACGGCAGACGCGCTCCGGGTTGACGCAGCCCCCCCGGCTGACGCCCCGGTTGCTGGCACAGGTGGCGATGCGACCGGCCTGGGCCCTGGGCATGGCGCGCCGGGGGATGCCGCATATGCGGACGCTGGATAAATATGTGACCGGCCAGAGCGGCAGCCTGTCGTCGACGGCCCATGTCGGCTATCTGCTGCGCACCTCGCCCGATTGGGACTATGTGAAATGGCTGCGCGATCATTGGGAGGGGCCGCTGATCATCAAGGGGGTGATGCGCGCCGAGGATGCCACACCGCTGGAGGCGCTTGGCGTCGATGCGCTGTGGGTATCGAACCATGCCGGGCGCCAGTTCGATGCGGCCCGCGCCACCATCGAGGCCCTGCCGGATATTCGTGCGGCCACCACCCTGCCGCTGATTTTCGACAGCGGTATCGAAGGTGGTCTGGATATCCTGCGCGCGCTGGCGCTGGGGGCGGACTATGTCATGTTAGGCCGCGCGTTCCACTTTGCGCTGGCAGCGCTTGGCCCGCAGGGGCCAGACCATCTGATCGATCTTTTGCGCCTGGATCTGCTGGCAAACATGGGCCAGCTGGGGGCGGAGGACCTGACGATGCTGCCGCAACCGCTCCCACTTCAGCCGATTGCGCCGCCATTTGCGACATTTAGGACCGATACGGACCTAAAATCTCCGCCGTAA
- a CDS encoding DUF1127 domain-containing protein, with protein MAAVDNITTRKGALAFSPRAMFDELKGKIARYRLYRQTMDELSTLSGRELADLGLSRSMLRSVAYEAAYGTK; from the coding sequence ATGGCCGCTGTTGACAATATCACAACCCGCAAAGGCGCTCTGGCCTTCAGCCCGCGCGCCATGTTCGACGAGCTGAAAGGCAAGATTGCACGCTACCGCCTGTATCGCCAGACCATGGATGAGCTGTCGACACTCTCCGGTCGCGAGCTGGCTGACTTGGGGCTGAGCCGCTCCATGCTGCGCAGCGTCGCCTATGAGGCCGCATACGGCACGAAATAA
- the rsmH gene encoding 16S rRNA (cytosine(1402)-N(4))-methyltransferase RsmH, which yields MTTDRPTSTGPHVPVLLRPLLKAVAPVSGRWLDGTFGAGGYSRGLLEAGADHVIGVDRDPLAFEMAESWIGAYAGRLTLQQGVFSRMDDYAQDLDGVVLDLGVSSMQLDLAERGFSFMRDGPLDMRMSQDGPSAADLVAELDEAALADILFLFGEERASRRIARAIVKARTEAPITTTLQLAGIIESCLPRSKPGQSHPATRSFQGLRIAVNAEYEELFEGLLAAERALKPGGLLAVVTFHSIEDRMVKRFFQHRAGKTGRANRYAPEVEETPSQFTLVTRKAVGPDDQELADNPRSRSARLRVGRRTGAAPIAISAKDIGMPQLKQAQAREKR from the coding sequence ATGACAACGGACCGCCCAACCTCAACCGGTCCTCACGTACCGGTCCTTCTGCGTCCGCTGCTGAAAGCCGTGGCGCCGGTTTCCGGGCGCTGGCTCGATGGCACCTTCGGGGCCGGGGGCTACAGCCGGGGCCTGCTGGAGGCAGGGGCCGATCACGTGATCGGCGTTGATCGCGATCCGCTGGCCTTTGAAATGGCTGAAAGCTGGATCGGCGCCTATGCCGGTCGCCTGACCCTGCAACAGGGGGTGTTCTCCCGCATGGACGACTATGCGCAGGATCTCGACGGCGTCGTCCTCGATCTTGGCGTCTCCTCCATGCAGCTGGATCTGGCCGAACGCGGCTTTTCCTTCATGCGCGACGGGCCGCTGGATATGCGGATGTCGCAGGATGGCCCCTCTGCCGCCGATCTGGTCGCGGAACTGGACGAGGCGGCGCTGGCCGATATCCTGTTCCTCTTTGGCGAGGAACGCGCCAGCCGCCGTATTGCCCGCGCCATCGTGAAGGCCCGCACCGAGGCGCCGATCACCACGACACTCCAGCTCGCCGGAATCATCGAGAGCTGCCTGCCGCGCTCCAAACCCGGCCAGTCACATCCGGCAACCCGCAGTTTTCAGGGTCTGCGCATCGCGGTGAACGCCGAATATGAAGAGCTGTTCGAGGGGCTGCTGGCCGCCGAACGCGCGCTGAAACCCGGCGGCCTGCTGGCGGTTGTGACCTTCCATTCCATCGAAGATCGCATGGTCAAACGCTTCTTCCAGCATCGCGCGGGCAAAACCGGTCGCGCCAACCGCTACGCCCCCGAGGTCGAGGAAACGCCGTCGCAATTCACGCTGGTCACCCGCAAGGCCGTCGGGCCGGACGATCAGGAGCTGGCGGACAACCCGCGCTCCCGCTCCGCCCGGCTGCGCGTCGGTCGCCGCACCGGGGCCGCGCCGATTGCGATCAGCGCCAAGGATATTGGCATGCCGCAGCTGAAACAGGCGCAGGCAAGAGAGAAACGCTGA
- a CDS encoding ATP-dependent helicase produces MSSFDDIDPYEGISLSARAMAARPMPYLDGLNPAQRAAVECLEGPVLMLAGAGTGKTKALTARIVHLLTTGTAKPNEILAVTFTNKAAREMKERVAGMLGQAVEGMPWLGTFHSICVKLLRRHAELVGLKSNFTILDTDDQIRLLKQLIKAEGIDDKRWPARMLAGVIDDWKNRALTPSRVPVADASAYNHRGVDLYAQYQVRLKDLNAVDFGDLLLHMVTIFQDNPDVLEQYQRWFRFIMVDEYQDTNVAQYLWLRLLAGAHKNICCVGDDDQSIYGWRGAEVGNILRFEKDFPGANVVRLEQNYRSTEHILSAASGVIRGNSGRLGKELWTEARGGEKVRLIGHWDGEEEARWIGEEIEAMQRGTRGLAPIDLNNMAILVRASHQMRAFEDRFLTIGLPYRVIGGPRFYERLEIRDAMAYFRLVVSPEDDLAFERIVNTPKRGLGDKAQQTIQTMARSNGVSLVEGARLAVESGQIKGKGGNALRQLVTDLSRWGRLAGDADMTHMELAETILDESGYTTMWQTDKNPDSPGRLENLKELVKALEAFENLQGFLEHVSLIMDNDKQDAAQKVSIMTLHAAKGLEFPAVFLPGWEDGLFPSQRSMDESGLKGLEEERRLAYVGITRAEDICTISFAGNRRVFGQWQSQLPSRFIDELPEEHVEVLTPPGLYGGGYGAAAPGGFGGVRSTIEDRMASADGYNSPGWKRMQSRAGERGLSQPKESKSSVIDLTATSAFTAGERVFHQKFGYGAITAIEGDKLEVAFEKAGTKKVVARFVTAAEDVPF; encoded by the coding sequence ATGAGCAGTTTTGACGATATCGACCCCTATGAGGGGATTTCGCTGTCCGCGCGGGCCATGGCGGCGCGGCCGATGCCCTATCTTGACGGGCTGAACCCCGCACAGCGCGCCGCCGTCGAATGTCTGGAAGGTCCCGTGCTGATGCTGGCAGGGGCCGGCACCGGCAAGACCAAGGCGCTGACTGCGCGGATTGTCCATCTGCTGACCACCGGCACGGCCAAACCAAACGAGATCCTTGCCGTGACCTTCACCAACAAGGCCGCGCGTGAGATGAAGGAGCGCGTCGCCGGAATGCTGGGGCAGGCGGTTGAGGGGATGCCCTGGCTCGGCACCTTCCACTCGATCTGCGTGAAACTGCTGCGCCGTCACGCCGAACTGGTCGGGCTGAAATCCAATTTCACCATTCTGGACACCGACGATCAGATCCGGCTTCTGAAACAGCTGATCAAGGCCGAAGGCATAGATGACAAACGCTGGCCTGCGCGGATGCTGGCGGGAGTGATCGACGATTGGAAAAACCGCGCGCTGACGCCTTCCCGGGTGCCGGTCGCGGATGCCAGCGCCTATAATCACCGTGGCGTGGACCTCTATGCGCAGTATCAGGTGCGGCTGAAGGATCTGAATGCGGTCGATTTCGGCGATCTTCTGCTGCATATGGTCACCATCTTTCAGGACAACCCGGATGTGCTGGAACAATACCAGCGCTGGTTCCGCTTTATCATGGTGGACGAATATCAGGATACCAACGTGGCCCAGTATCTCTGGCTGCGGCTTCTCGCGGGCGCGCATAAGAACATCTGCTGCGTTGGTGACGACGATCAGTCGATCTATGGTTGGCGCGGGGCCGAGGTGGGCAATATCCTGCGGTTTGAAAAGGATTTTCCGGGCGCCAATGTGGTCCGGCTGGAACAGAACTACCGCTCGACCGAACATATTCTTAGCGCCGCCTCCGGGGTGATCCGGGGCAACAGCGGACGTCTGGGCAAGGAACTCTGGACCGAGGCACGCGGCGGCGAGAAGGTGCGTCTGATCGGCCATTGGGACGGCGAGGAGGAGGCCCGCTGGATCGGCGAGGAGATCGAGGCGATGCAGCGCGGCACCCGTGGCCTTGCCCCCATCGACCTCAACAATATGGCGATTCTGGTGCGGGCCTCGCATCAGATGCGCGCCTTTGAAGACCGCTTTCTGACCATTGGTCTGCCGTACCGGGTCATCGGCGGGCCGCGCTTCTACGAGCGGCTCGAAATTCGCGATGCCATGGCCTATTTCCGGCTGGTGGTCAGCCCGGAGGACGATCTGGCGTTTGAGCGGATCGTCAATACCCCCAAACGTGGTCTTGGCGACAAGGCGCAGCAGACCATCCAGACCATGGCGCGCAGCAATGGCGTCTCATTGGTCGAGGGGGCGCGGCTTGCGGTGGAGAGCGGCCAGATCAAGGGCAAGGGCGGCAATGCCCTGCGCCAGCTGGTCACCGATCTTTCCCGCTGGGGACGTCTGGCGGGCGACGCCGACATGACCCATATGGAGCTGGCCGAAACCATCCTCGACGAGAGCGGCTACACCACCATGTGGCAGACCGACAAGAACCCGGATTCGCCGGGCCGTCTGGAAAACCTCAAGGAACTGGTCAAGGCGCTGGAGGCGTTTGAAAACCTGCAGGGCTTCCTCGAACATGTCAGCCTGATCATGGACAATGACAAACAGGATGCGGCGCAGAAGGTCTCCATCATGACGCTGCACGCCGCCAAGGGGCTGGAATTTCCTGCCGTCTTCCTGCCCGGCTGGGAGGATGGTCTCTTTCCCTCGCAGCGCTCGATGGACGAAAGCGGCCTGAAGGGCCTCGAGGAAGAACGCCGTCTGGCCTATGTCGGTATCACGCGGGCCGAGGACATCTGCACGATCTCCTTTGCCGGCAACCGCCGTGTCTTTGGTCAGTGGCAATCGCAGCTGCCCTCCCGTTTCATTGATGAGCTGCCCGAAGAACATGTCGAGGTGCTGACCCCGCCCGGTCTCTACGGCGGCGGCTACGGCGCGGCGGCTCCGGGCGGTTTCGGGGGCGTGCGCTCCACGATTGAGGACCGCATGGCCTCTGCCGATGGGTACAACTCGCCGGGCTGGAAACGCATGCAGTCCCGCGCCGGAGAGCGTGGTCTGTCCCAGCCCAAGGAAAGCAAGTCCAGCGTCATCGACCTCACCGCCACCTCCGCCTTCACTGCCGGTGAACGGGTGTTCCACCAGAAATTCGGCTATGGCGCGATCACCGCGATCGAGGGAGACAAGCTGGAAGTCGCATTCGAGAAGGCCGGCACGAAAAAGGTTGTCGCCCGTTTCGTCACCGCAGCAGAGGACGTGCCGTTCTGA
- the ftsL gene encoding cell division protein FtsL, giving the protein MKTLLYIATCLAVFGLAFWAYRENYTTQQVLKETRSLQRQIGASQVRLSVLRAEWAYLNRPDRLRELAELNFDRLSLLPLRPEQFGRVDEVAYPPQEDELLDFTNGVEVSSLGANGQTATGTQP; this is encoded by the coding sequence ATGAAGACCCTGCTTTATATCGCCACCTGTCTCGCCGTCTTTGGGCTGGCTTTCTGGGCCTACCGCGAGAATTACACCACCCAGCAGGTACTGAAGGAAACCCGCAGCCTGCAACGCCAGATCGGCGCATCGCAGGTCCGGCTCAGCGTGCTGCGCGCCGAATGGGCCTATCTCAACCGTCCCGACCGGCTGCGCGAATTGGCGGAACTCAATTTTGATCGCCTCAGCCTGCTGCCGCTGCGCCCGGAACAGTTTGGCCGCGTGGATGAGGTCGCCTATCCGCCGCAGGAGGATGAGCTGCTGGATTTCACCAACGGGGTTGAGGTTTCCTCGCTTGGGGCCAATGGGCAGACCGCAACGGGGACACAGCCATGA
- a CDS encoding Mrp/NBP35 family ATP-binding protein: protein MTPTQDEIRDALARLQLPDGGTLVSRDMLRALMVEGGRVSFVIEAPSPQIAAQMEPLRRAAEATVLALPGVESVSAALTAHSDAAARPAPTLKLGGHPKPQQGPLKPSGVKRILAVGSGKGGVGKSTVSANLAVALTRQGRKVGLLDADIYGPSQPRMMGASGRPASPDGKIIEPLHAHGVTLMSIGFMVDEAKAVVWRGPMLMGALQQMLGQVNWGELDVLIVDLPPGTGDVQLTLCTKAELSGAIVVSTPQDVALLDARKAIDMFNTLKTPVLGLIENMSFFACPDCGGEHHIFGHGGVAAEAERIGVPLLGALPIDLETRLAGDNGTPIAAGDGLMAEAYAKMAEGLIRGGMA, encoded by the coding sequence ATGACCCCCACCCAGGATGAGATTCGCGACGCCCTTGCGCGGCTGCAACTGCCCGATGGCGGAACGCTGGTCTCGCGCGACATGCTGCGCGCGCTGATGGTGGAGGGAGGTCGCGTCAGCTTCGTGATCGAGGCGCCCAGCCCGCAGATCGCCGCCCAGATGGAGCCGCTGCGCCGCGCCGCCGAGGCAACCGTTCTGGCGCTGCCGGGGGTGGAGAGCGTCTCCGCGGCGCTGACCGCCCACTCCGATGCCGCCGCGCGGCCCGCGCCGACCCTGAAACTGGGCGGCCACCCCAAGCCGCAGCAGGGGCCGCTGAAACCCAGCGGGGTGAAACGCATTCTCGCCGTGGGATCGGGCAAGGGCGGCGTGGGTAAATCCACCGTCAGCGCCAATCTCGCCGTGGCGCTCACCCGGCAGGGGCGCAAGGTGGGCCTGCTCGACGCTGACATATATGGACCCAGCCAGCCACGCATGATGGGGGCGAGCGGCCGCCCCGCCAGCCCTGACGGCAAGATCATCGAACCGCTGCACGCCCATGGCGTCACGCTGATGTCGATCGGCTTCATGGTTGACGAGGCCAAGGCGGTGGTCTGGCGCGGCCCGATGCTGATGGGCGCGCTTCAGCAGATGCTGGGGCAGGTGAACTGGGGGGAGCTTGACGTGCTGATCGTCGATCTGCCGCCCGGCACCGGCGATGTGCAGCTGACCTTGTGCACCAAGGCCGAGCTGTCCGGTGCCATCGTGGTCTCCACCCCGCAGGATGTGGCGCTGCTGGATGCGCGCAAGGCGATTGACATGTTCAACACCCTGAAAACGCCGGTGCTGGGCCTGATCGAAAACATGTCCTTCTTTGCCTGCCCGGATTGTGGCGGCGAACATCACATCTTTGGTCACGGAGGGGTTGCTGCCGAGGCTGAGCGCATCGGGGTGCCCTTGCTCGGGGCGCTGCCGATTGATCTTGAGACCCGGCTGGCCGGTGACAATGGCACTCCCATCGCTGCCGGTGACGGTCTGATGGCCGAGGCCTATGCAAAAATGGCCGAAGGTCTGATCCGCGGCGGCATGGCCTAG